CCGTTTCATGGCCAATATCGCAAGGTGCCGCTTCTCGTCATCCGAGAGCCGCAGCGCCTCGGCGAGCGCGGCGAGCACCGCGACAGACGGATTGGTGTCCCGGCCCTGCTCCAGCCGTTCCAGATACTCGATGCTCAAGCCGGCGAGCGTGGCGAGTTCCTCCCGTCGCAGTCCGGGGGTTCGCCGCCGACCGTACGACGGCAACCCGACCTGTTCGGGTTTCAGTTGCTCCCGGCGCGATCGCAAAAACGCCGCCAGCTCGCCTCCGTTGGTCATCCTCCCATCACGCCCCCCAGTCCGCACCGTAGGCTCTCCCTCCGGGTACCACGATCGTGCGGGCCGTGTGCCGACGGATGCCCGCGGCGGATTGCCGGACTGGACAGCGCTCAGCGACGATTCCGAAACCCGCTCGATGAAATTTCCCACCCTGGGCGACTCGTTTCCGAACATCGCTCCGGTCGGCGACGGCCCGCTCGAGCCGCATCTCGCGCTCCCGGTCCCGGAAGCAGCCCGGCCCGAACCGAGCCACACCGCTCCTTCCCCTCCGCCAATCCACATGGCGCGCGAAGCGATCGATCCACTCGCCCGGCGTGACCGGCCGGCCTCCACGACAAGCCGCGCCGAAATCGTCAGAGTTGGGGCGGAGGTTCAGCATCGCGGGCCCACGGTCATCTTCGCTCAACTCCCCGGGCAGCACGGCTCGCCGTCCTCTTCTTTGACGGCACAGCGTGGGTGGACTCTTCGCCCTGCCTGGACCTTGACTGATCCATATACGCCGAATTATGAGTCTCTCCGGGCTCAGCTCAGTACCCCGGAAAATGATCGATCACCGGCGATGGAGGCGGCAGTTCGGTCACGGCCGCTCCCGGAGTGCTCTTGCGAAGCGAAGGAAAGCCCGGCCTCCATGACCAGACCTACTGCCTTTCGCGGGTCCTTCTCCCGCTGCGCGCGTTCCAGTGCGGGAGCGATCACATCGTTGAATTCCTGGTCGAGAACGGCCTTTACAAGCTCTTCCTTGCTAGGGAAGCGCCGGTAGAGCGTGGCAATACCGAGCCCCGCCTCGGCCGCGATCTCTTCCATGGGGACGTTCAGGCCACCACGGCGGAACACCGCATGCGCGGCATCGACGATACGGCGAACGTTGCGAGCCGCGTCGGCCCGGAGTTTTGGCTGGTCAGCATCGGTCACTCGGACAGTATAGCAACTGATGCCAGCCTATCAGTTGTCACGTCCAGGACGTATCTGATAGGCTCCAATCGGTTGTGAAGATGAGGCGACGCGGTGCGTTTTCCCATAGTGCGGCAGATCGTAAGGGTGAGTCCTGGCCTGGCGTACGTCGCGCAGCGCCTCCTCATGATGTCGCGGTATTTCGCCTCGCAGCCATGGGGCGGCCCGTGTACGGCCCTCGCGAATTGCGCACCCGTGAAGCTCCCTGAGCCGGCAGGGCCCTGAAAGTCTCCCGCAGCCGCCGGGCGGGACTCGCTGATCGATCTTACTGGGGGTAAGGCCTGGGCCTGCCCAGGACCTGTGGGCCCTTCGCAATTCATTGCACGGGGCAGAACAAGGAAGGAAGTTCCTCGTATGAACGAAGCCACCATGCGGGCCTATCGGATCCCTTCGCTCAATTCCCCGGCCGAATGGGCGCAGATACCTGTGCCCAGCCCTGACTCCGGCGAAGTCCTGATCCAGATGGCGGCGGCCGGTCTGTGCCATACCGATCTGGAAATCATGGACAAGGGCGTGCAGTTCGTACCGCACAAGGACCGTCCCTACACGCTCGGGCACGAGAACGTCGGTTACGTGGCCGAGCTCGGCCCAGGGGTCACGGACATGGTCGTGGGCGAGGCGGTCGTAGTGAACTCGGGCATGACCTGCGGCACGTGTGAATACTGCCTGGCCGGCCAGGACAACTACTGCGACAACCGTCCCGGTTACTACGGCCTGAGTGACGACGGCGGCCTCGCCCCCTACCTCCTCGCGCGGCGCCGCGACCTCATACCCATCGGTGACCTCGATCCGATCCAGGCCGCACCGCTCGGCGACGCCGCCGCGACCGCGTACGGCGCCGTCAACGCCGTCCTGCCATACATCCACCCGAACGGTTTCGTGGTCGTGGTCGGCATCGGCGGCCTCGGCTCGTTCGCCCTGCAGTTCCTGCGCCTGAACACCTCGGCCACCATCATCGCGGTCGACCTGGCCGACAAGCTTGCCCACGCCCGCAGCCGAGGCGCCCACCACACCGTCACCAGCGACCCCTCGGCGGCAGCGACGATCAGGGAGCTCACCGGCGGTCGCGGTGCCGACGCAATCATCGACTTCGTCGGTGTCGACGCCACGTTGCAGCTCGCCACCGACGTCGTCCGTCCCACCGGCTGCATCAACTTCGTCGGTACGGGCGGCGGCACCCTGCCGTTCCATTTCATGGACCCGCCCCTGGGCGTGCACGTCGTCGCCACGGCCAGCTATGCGATGCGGGAACTGAAGGACCTGGTCAGGCTCGCCCAACGAGGCCTGATCACCGTCGACGTCACCACGTACGCCTTCCAAGACCTGGAGGAGGCCTACCGTGCCCTGCGAGAGGGCCGGATCCTGGGGCGCGCGGTCGTCACCTTCGACGGCAAACGCCCCGCAGCGTGACATGTGAATTCCACTTACCTGAGTGCCCGAACTCAAGGTCCCTCGATGGGCGTCCCACGAGCCACTGAGAACTACGGTGTTGGGGTGACTGTTGTTGAGGCCGTGGCACGTGTGCGAGTCAGTAACGGGCGTCCTGTTGAGCAGTTGGCATGCCATCCGCGGCTTCCCCTGGTCGCCGGCTTGGACTCGGAACGTCCGGCGGTCCACGTCTGGGACTGCGAGGCAGGGCAGCTGCACGAACTCGGTTCTGTTGGCGCCGAGTCGACTGTCTACGGCGATGCCGTCGGTTGGGACCGGACGAAGCGGACACCCGCTGTGACATGGCATCCAGACCAGCCGCTGCTCGTAGTGGCGGGCGAGGGCGGAGTGGTGCAGTGGACTCCTGCCGGGCTCTCCGAACTGGAAGGTCTTCCACCCACGGCCCGCTACCGCAGTCTGGCATTCAGCCCGGACGGGCAGACATTGTGGGCATCGCCGTCTTCAGGCAATGAAGAGAGCGCATGGGGCAGCTCTGACGTCCTCGACCTCGCTTCGGGAACCGTCAGTACGGGCCCACCTTGGGACACCGGGGTCGCGGAGCATCCCGCCGGCGGCTTGGTGGCCACGCTCTGCAGCGATCAAGGCGCGACGCTCGGACTCTTCGCGCGAGTCGATCACGAGACCGCGCCTGCTGCGATGCGAGTGCTTCGCCGGGCGCTGATCTTGGATGCCGACGGCTACGAGACGCCGATCTTCAGCGCAGACGGACGCCATCTTGCGATTCGAGGCAACGCATACGACAACTCACTGGAGGTATTCGAGTTTCCTTCGCTTCACCGCGTTCTGGCGACAACTCTCGGCGACCCCAGCCCGGGCTACCCATACCCGCAAGAGTGGCTTGAACAGATGCGCGCCTGGTCGCGACACAACATCGCGTTCGGAGCCCAACCTGGCGTGCTCTGGGTCGGAACGCCCACCGGGACTCTTGTCGAAGTCGACCTCGAAACTCGGCACGCGGTCGAGCACGACGTACTGGCCGGCTGTCCGGTGTCCGGGCTGGGCACCACGACGACGGGCGAGCTCGTCATCGCCAGCGGTGGAGGCGATCTTGTGCTCTTGTCCGTGCGCGCCGGTTCCGCAAAGACCCCCACCACGGACGGCGATACGTCGAGGGCCGCAGTCACAGCGTTCTTGGACGCCACCTCCGAGGTTCCTGACGACAGCGACCTGGAGACACACCTCGTCGTAACCGACGGAGCCCGCACCTGGGAATCAGATGATCTGGCGACAGTGACCACCGCAACCGCAACAGATCCGACCTGGCTGCAACTTCAAGCAGCTATCAACAACGTGCGCGACCAGGACAAGTAACCGCTCGAACGTGCATAGTCACCTTCAGGATGTGGGACAGCAGCCGCTGTCCCGGGGGCAGCCAGCCATCGGATGGACCGCGCGCTCCGACGTCCAGCCTGCCGGGGACGTATCCGCGTACCCAGCAGGGTACGTTCACGCGAATGCCGACAGCGGCGGCCGGAGGCCATTACGGCGAAGTACGGGGCCAAAGCAGCGCCCGTGCACGAGCGTTCTCTTCAGCGGAGTGAGGCAAAGGTCGCATCCTCGCCAGCGCCTCCAAGAACGGCATCCCCACTGCCCGCGCGGGCGGCCGCGACCTGCCCGGCCTGGTTCTGGACATCGACGCCACCCTGGTCACCTGCCACTCGGAGAAGGAGCAGACAGCGCCCACCTACAAGCGCGGCTTCGGCTACCACCTGATGCTGTGTTTCCCGGACAACACCGGCGAGGCCCTGGCCGGGGTGCTGCGTTCCGGCAACGCCAGCGCGAACACCGCCGCCGACCACATCACCGTCCTGGATACCGCCCTGGCCCAGATCCCCGACGCCCACCGCCACGGCACCGACACCCTCATCGCACCGACAGCGCGGGAGGCGCGAAAGCGTTCCTCCAAATGGGGAGGCTAGCGGCTGGCGGACCAAGCCGCCGATCAGTGAAGTACAGCGGCGAGGGCCGCGCCGGAAAGTCGGCTCTCAGACCTGTTCGGCGCCAGCCCGCTTGCGTGCACGATAATTGCGCAGGTTGGCCGCATTGCCGCAGACGCGGACGTCGTGCCAGACGCCACTGTTATTGCGGGAGCGGTCGTAGAAGGCAGCCGAGCAGCGCGTGTTTCGGCAAGACTTAAGGCGGCGCAGCGTGTCGGTGCACTGCGCCTGGTAGACCTCGATGAGGGCGAGTGACGCCACCTGCCTCCATCCCGTTCCGCGTGGCTCGGCGTGAATGGACCCGTGCTCGTCGAGCCGCAAGGCGGTGGGCAAGGTCATCAGTGAAGCCACCGGGCCGGACTCCGGTGCCGAGTCGCCGACGTGCGCCTGCAGGATTTGGCCCAGATCATGACGGAAGTCGCGGAGGCCCTGCACGTCCTCGACTGTCAGATCGATGCTGGGTGCGGGCCGGTGGGACACGCTGCTCCAGCTCTTCAATGCTTGGTCAAGCCAAGCACGAGCGCCCTCAGCGGTCTGCAGAAGGTCGGGCTCGCGCGGCTTGCCGGCGGACAGTGTGTTGAGCAGGTCCTGCACGAAGGCCAGCCCGCTCGGGGCGGGCTCCAGGCCGTATCGGACCGTCGCAGGCCAGGACATTCTCGGATCTCTTTCCGTGACGGCAACTATGGCAACATGCCCATAGCGTATTTACTTATTACGTTTTAAAGTGTAACTCCCCGAGTGGTTGGTGTCAGCTTCCCTGAAGTTCGGCACATGCCCCGGTTTGGTCGCCCGCGTAGACTGCGCGACTCGGGTGAATCCACGAACAGAAGCATCTGAGTCTTGGGTACCGCTCCGCTCGCAAGTGGACAGCCAGCCTCGCAGGGTGACGTCGCCCTCCGCGGTAACAGCGGCGCTCGATCCTCATGTGTTCTCATTCGTCCGCGCCGGGCATCGTGGCTCCAGAAGGCGACCACTCAACGGTGCCGATCGGTGACCACTCCTTCGTACGACCCTCGAGACGCGTGGCACGCCGGCTTTGGCAGGCCTCGAGCACGTGCTCGTCCAGCGGAGTGGTGAAGATGCGCATGTGAGGCTGCCGGTCGCTCGTCCCCACTTGCCTGCGAACGCTGACTGGCCACGAACTTTGGCGCCTCAGGCTGCGGGATGTGGCCCACCCGGGATATCCACAGGCTGGCAGCCAGGGCCGCCAGGTCAGCCCTTGGCGGACCTGGCCGAGCCCCACAGTGCGCCCTGGTTGACCCGGCCGGGATGCAGTTCCAACATCCCGCGGTAGAGGTCAAGAGTGGTCGTAGTGCGCTCGGCGACTGCCTCGAAGTCGTGGATGTAGCGCCGGGTCTCGGCGATTGCCTCCGGGTCGTCAGGGCGGTCGGGGTTCTTGTGTCCCGCGACCACCACTTCAGGGTCCAGTGCGGCGATGGTGTCCAGCGCGTTCAGCCAGGCCCGGCGGCCCTCGGCGGGCGATTCAGCGAGGTAGAGGTGCACATCGTTGTAGACGGCGTCACCGGCTACGACCAAGCCGATCGACGGTACGTGCAGGCAGGTGGTGTCGTCGGTGTCCGTGTGCCCAAGTCCCACGACGACAATGTCGTGGCCCTCCAGCTCCAGACGATCGCCAGCCAGCGGCTCTGCGGCCACGAGTCTGTCCGGGATCTGGCCGGGGAAGCGCTTGTTCCAGAACGACGCGACAAGCTCCGGCGCCATCTGGTGCGTCATCTGCTCCACCACAGCTGGCGCAGCGACCGCGCGCGCCCCCGGGAAGCGCTCGAGAAGGGTGCCCAGCCCGAACCAGTGGTCACCGTGCCCGTGGGTCACGAAGACCGTGGTGAGGTTCTTGCCGCTCGCCGCAACCCAGTCCGCCAGCCGGTCGGCCTGCTCGGCAGTCATCATCGCGTCAACCAGTACCGCATCGCGCTCGCCCGTGATCAGTGTCGCCGTGATGGGCGACCACATGCGCCGGGGGAGATCGGGCGGCAGGTCCGCGATCTCGGTGGGGATCGACGGCGCTACGTGGACACTCCAGCTCAGCTGCGCTCCAGGCATGATCGCTCCCTTGGGACTCTGAGGCAGCCTCGAGGACTTTGACTGCTCCCCTCCCTGAAGGGAGGGGATTCTCTCCTTCAGAGTTGAGTGGGGATTCCAGGCTCAGGCCGCCTCCTGGCCCAGCGGGCCAGGATGTCTTACGCCCTCGATACCTGCCGGGCTCAGACCCGCCCGGACCAGCATCACGTGCGCGGAGTTCTTGTCCCTGGGGCAGACGGCTCCGCACGCGGTGCAGGCATACGTTCTCTCGGAAAGAGGCAGTGCGTGCTTGGTTCTCGCTCCGCACTGCGCACAGTCCATCGTGGTGTGCGCGGGGTGCACCAGGTGCACGATGCGCCCGTGCTTGCGCGCCATCTCCAGCAGTGCCCTCTTCGTGCTGCTGATGGCCGCGTCCGCTGCCTTGCGCGCCATGGTGGTCCTGGCGAGGAACTTGGGCCGGAAGTCCTCTGCCGCTATGGCGTCGTGGTCGCGCACGACCTTCTTGGCCCACTTGCGGCCGGTGTCTTCCCGCTGCCGGGCGACCTTCTTGTGCAGCTGCGCACGGAGCCGCTGTGCCTCCCGGTAGCCCTTCGACCCCGCTTGCCCCTTCTTCGGCTTGCGGCGCGCCATCATCCGGTCGTACCGGGTCAGCTTCGCCTGAGCCTTCTTCCCATGCCCGGCATGCGGAAGGTCGTGGTCGTCGCTGGTGGTGGTTGCGGTCTCCTTCACGCCCCAGTCCACGCCGAGCACCCGGCCCGTCGCCGGGAGCGGCTGGATCTCGGCGGCAACGACGAAGGAGCAGTACCAGTGCCCCACACTGTCTTGGTGGACGCGGACGCTGGACGGGTCGGCCGGAAGGTCGCGGGACCACACCACCGTCAGACTGATGCCGCCGGCCAGATGCAACCGGCCGTCGTTGAGGCGGAAGCCGCGCTTGGTGTAGTTCAAGGTCGGGCCCGCCTCGCGCTTCTTCTTCCAGCGCGGCATCCCTGCCCGCTGCCGCATGGGCAACCGGTCCCTGCTGTCCTTGTGGGCCTTGGCTCGGGATTTCCCGAAGTCGCGGATGATCTGCTGCTGAGGAACCGAGGATCCGCGGGCCAGCCACGGGGTGGTGCGCCGGGCTTGGGTCAGCATCGTGTCGAGCTGGGCCGGGCCGCATGTCTGCTTCTCGCCGGTCGCCTTGTTGCGCCGGTGCGCGGCCTTGGACTTGGCCACGCACTCGTTCCACACCCACCGGCAGCGGTCCCACTCGCCGAGAAGGGCCTTCTCGGCGCCGGCCGAGACGCGAAGACGATAGGTGTACCGGGCGTGCCCCGCACCCTCCGTCATCGCTCCCGCAGCCATGAATCTCAACCTACCCGGGAGGTACGACAGTTGACCCCCATTTGATCTTTGTGGTGCCTCACCTGCGCGAAGGGCGGACGCCCAATCGCCCTGGCGGCGATTCGGCTTCTCCTGCCCTGCTCCGCAGGAGTCCGAATCCTCCCCGGCCTGGGATCGGGTAGTAGCGATCGGGGCCATCAATGAACCCGGCTTCTACGCGGAGCGGGCGGCCGTGCACGCTGACCAAGTAGCGCGCATACCCGAGGGCGTCTCGTTCATCTCTGCGGCGGCGCTGCCGATCGCATCGCTGTCCGCGTGGTACACGCTCCGCCGGCTGGCCGACCTGCAGCCGGGAGAGTCCGTCCTCATCAATGCCGCGGCCGGCGGGGTCGGCAGTGCGGCCGTGCAGATCGCCGCAGAAGTCGGCGCGACCGTGATTGCCACTGCAGGGTCTCAGGCAAGGCGTGACTGGGTCAGCGGACTGGGAGCCGAGCATGTACTCGACTCCCGAACCACCTCGAGCGACGAGCGCGTGGGCAAGATCCTGCAACTCACGGACGGCCAGGGCGTTCACGTCGCCCTTGACCTCGTCGGCGGTGACGCTTTCGGTGAGAGTCTGACAAGCCTTGCCCACGGTGGACGCGTCATCTCCGCGGCCAATGTCGCGCTGCAACCTAGCACCATCGACACGCGTGACTTCTACCCCAAGAACGCGCGAATCTACGGGTTTCAGATCACAGGCCTGATAGAGGACGGATATGACGCGCGAGGAGACCTCACGGATCTCCTCGCCCGGGTCGCACACCGGCGTCTCACCGTGCCCGTCGACGCTGCCTACGAACTCACTGAGGCAGGCAAGGCTCATGCCCACCTTGAGCAGCGCACCAACCAGGGCAAGATCGTGCTGGCTGTTCGTCACAGCTGACAGCACCGCGGGCCCGACGCGACTTACGGTGTGGCCGTCTGTCGGCGGCTGTGGCAGGGCTTTTGCCGACCTCACGCCGACTTTGCCGAAATCCGGTCGTATGAGGTCGAGGCCCCCTTTTCCGCGGCTGCGTGCCACGCGGCGGTCCTCGCAAGCTCGGTGGCGGCCGGACGGATGCTGATCCGGCGGGCAGTTGCGCGCCGATGTGGGAGCTTGCTGCTTCACCTGCGTCTTGTGGAGAGTCGACAAGTGCGAGTGCAGTGGTTGCTTGTGGCGACGCCGCTCTTCTTGGCCCGCTGACAGAGCGGTCCCTGGGTTCGCCGTGGGGCTCCGGCCGTCCACCGCCTGCTCGTGCCGTTCTTCCTGCTCACCAACTGGAACCATTTCCTAGCGGGACCTTGCGCCCCGGCATCAGGCGGTCCAGCTCACCAGGGGGAACTTCAGGGACGGGCAGACGACGGCGAGAAGTACCTGCGGCTGGGACGGCTGATGGCGTGGGCCCGCGAGGGGCGGACGCGGGCCCACGCCGGTTCGACGGACGGATCCGGCGGCGGACGGTGCGTCGGCGGCTCGCCCGGAGGACTCCTACGGACGCCTCGACGCGCGAAGCCGCTCCTCAACTGGTGTGCTGGTAGCTCTTACGGGCTTTTCGTGTCACTGGAGAGAGCCAGATGAGCACCTATCGAGTTGCGCAGGTCGCCGCCGCCGGCGGTCCGCTCGAGATCGTCGAGCGTGACGTTCCTCAGCCCGGCCCCGGCCATGTACGGATCGCCGTGGAGGCTTGCGGGATCTGCCACAGCGACGCCGCGTTCGTCAACGATTTGCTGCCGGGGGGCGTCAGCTTTCCGGTGGTCCCCGGGCACGAGATTGCCGGGCGCATCGACGCACTGGGGGAAAGGACGAACAGCGTCTGGCAGGTCGGCGACCGGGTGGCGGTGGGCTGGTTCGGCGGCAGTTGCCGCCGTTGCACACCCTGCCGACAGGGTGACTTCATGATGTGTGTCAACCTGAAGGTCCCCGGATGGGCTTACGACGGCGGGTTCGCCGAGTACGTGATCGCACCGACCGATGCCTTGGCCCGTATCCCCGACGAGCTGGCGCCGGCCGATGCCGCGCCCTTGGCCTGTGCCGGGGTGACCACATACAACGGTCTGCGGCGCAGCTCCGCACGGCCGGACGACCTGGTCGCCGTGCTCGGCATCGGAGGCCTCGGTCACTTGGCGGTGCGGTACGCGGTCGCCATGGGCTTCGAAACCGTGGCCATCGCCCGCGGGTCGGACAAGGAGGACTTCGCCCGTCAGCTCGGTGCCCACCACTACATCGACAGCCTCGCGGACACCCCCGTCGCGGAAGCACTCCAGTCCCTCGGCGGCGCCAAGGTGGTCCTGGCCACCGCCGCCAACTCCGGCGCCATCACGGCCACCGCGGACGGGCTCAGCCACCGCGGCGAGCTGGTGGTCGTCGGCGTGGACATCGAGCCGCTGGGCATCAACCCGGGCCAGCTAATCATGCGCGGGCTCCTCGTCCGGGGCCATTCGGGCGGGACCGCGCAGGAGATTGAGGAAACCCTGTCGTTCAGCGCCCGGCACGGGATCCGCCCTATGGTCGAGGCCGTGCCGTTGGGCCAGGTGGACGAGGCCTACCGGAAGATGATGGACGGCGCCGCCCGGTTCCGGATGGTGGTCACCACCCACTGACAGGGGTGTGATCACTGGGCGGTCCGCGTGAGGTCCTTGATCCAGATCATCGAGCAGGCACAGATCCGGGTGGCCAGGAGGGCCTGGAGTTCGCGGAGGACCGCGTAGAGGGTCAGGCCGGCGCAGGGGCTTTGGGGTCGAGCCGGAGCAGCGTGCAGAAGACCTGGGCGAGGGAGGCGGGGGTCACATGCCGGTGCCGGCCCAGGCAGTTGCGGCCTTCGAAGTGGTCCAGCCCGAGGCCGTCTTTGAGCTCGCGGTGACACCTCACGCCCTCAACTCGTCAAGCAGCTACGGCGAGTTGTGAGACGACGGCCAGGGCCATCACCGGGGTGATCATCGAGGCTTCACCTGGCAGGACTACCGCGACTTTCTCGTCCGGGCCAACCTCCGGCTCGGCGACCCCATCGTGGTCGTCCGGGACAATCTGAACGTTCATCGCTGCAGCCGGTTACGGCAGTACGCAGCCGAGCACGACTGGCTCACCAGCCCGTCATGCGCATCCCGCAGATGGCACCCGTGATCGAATGATCACCATTGCGGTTGCCTCGAACACCGCTCGGTTGGCCACAACGCACTGACTGCGCGGCCCTGCGCCTGTCTGAGGCGATCGCGCGCGTGCCGGAGGGGCACGTGAGCGACGAGGACTACAACGCGGCCGCAGCTGTGGTCTCCGCAGATCAGGTCTCGGCGGTTGCCTGGCCGGCAACGGTGATGGACGCCTTCAGCCGCGTCGCGATCACAAGTGTTTACGGTCGCCGCGACTGAGCCACCGATCGGCCCGCTGCGGCAAGCTGCTTCAGCTGATCGGGCCACCGGTCACCCCGGGCCGCAGCGGGCGCCGCGGCCTTGGTGACACCCCGAAGTCGCGGGAGACCTGAGTGAATCCTCGGAGTAGTACGGGGCTCCGTTGCAGCGCCTCTCGGCCCGGGGC
This genomic interval from Streptomyces dengpaensis contains the following:
- a CDS encoding TetR/AcrR family transcriptional regulator — translated: MTDADQPKLRADAARNVRRIVDAAHAVFRRGGLNVPMEEIAAEAGLGIATLYRRFPSKEELVKAVLDQEFNDVIAPALERAQREKDPRKAVGLVMEAGLSFASQEHSGSGRDRTAASIAGDRSFSGVLS
- a CDS encoding alcohol dehydrogenase catalytic domain-containing protein, with the translated sequence MNEATMRAYRIPSLNSPAEWAQIPVPSPDSGEVLIQMAAAGLCHTDLEIMDKGVQFVPHKDRPYTLGHENVGYVAELGPGVTDMVVGEAVVVNSGMTCGTCEYCLAGQDNYCDNRPGYYGLSDDGGLAPYLLARRRDLIPIGDLDPIQAAPLGDAAATAYGAVNAVLPYIHPNGFVVVVGIGGLGSFALQFLRLNTSATIIAVDLADKLAHARSRGAHHTVTSDPSAAATIRELTGGRGADAIIDFVGVDATLQLATDVVRPTGCINFVGTGGGTLPFHFMDPPLGVHVVATASYAMRELKDLVRLAQRGLITVDVTTYAFQDLEEAYRALREGRILGRAVVTFDGKRPAA
- a CDS encoding WD40 repeat domain-containing protein; the encoded protein is MTVVEAVARVRVSNGRPVEQLACHPRLPLVAGLDSERPAVHVWDCEAGQLHELGSVGAESTVYGDAVGWDRTKRTPAVTWHPDQPLLVVAGEGGVVQWTPAGLSELEGLPPTARYRSLAFSPDGQTLWASPSSGNEESAWGSSDVLDLASGTVSTGPPWDTGVAEHPAGGLVATLCSDQGATLGLFARVDHETAPAAMRVLRRALILDADGYETPIFSADGRHLAIRGNAYDNSLEVFEFPSLHRVLATTLGDPSPGYPYPQEWLEQMRAWSRHNIAFGAQPGVLWVGTPTGTLVEVDLETRHAVEHDVLAGCPVSGLGTTTTGELVIASGGGDLVLLSVRAGSAKTPTTDGDTSRAAVTAFLDATSEVPDDSDLETHLVVTDGARTWESDDLATVTTATATDPTWLQLQAAINNVRDQDK
- a CDS encoding CGNR zinc finger domain-containing protein, producing the protein MQDLLNTLSAGKPREPDLLQTAEGARAWLDQALKSWSSVSHRPAPSIDLTVEDVQGLRDFRHDLGQILQAHVGDSAPESGPVASLMTLPTALRLDEHGSIHAEPRGTGWRQVASLALIEVYQAQCTDTLRRLKSCRNTRCSAAFYDRSRNNSGVWHDVRVCGNAANLRNYRARKRAGAEQV
- a CDS encoding MBL fold metallo-hydrolase, which translates into the protein MPGAQLSWSVHVAPSIPTEIADLPPDLPRRMWSPITATLITGERDAVLVDAMMTAEQADRLADWVAASGKNLTTVFVTHGHGDHWFGLGTLLERFPGARAVAAPAVVEQMTHQMAPELVASFWNKRFPGQIPDRLVAAEPLAGDRLELEGHDIVVVGLGHTDTDDTTCLHVPSIGLVVAGDAVYNDVHLYLAESPAEGRRAWLNALDTIAALDPEVVVAGHKNPDRPDDPEAIAETRRYIHDFEAVAERTTTTLDLYRGMLELHPGRVNQGALWGSARSAKG
- a CDS encoding RNA-guided endonuclease InsQ/TnpB family protein; this translates as MAAGAMTEGAGHARYTYRLRVSAGAEKALLGEWDRCRWVWNECVAKSKAAHRRNKATGEKQTCGPAQLDTMLTQARRTTPWLARGSSVPQQQIIRDFGKSRAKAHKDSRDRLPMRQRAGMPRWKKKREAGPTLNYTKRGFRLNDGRLHLAGGISLTVVWSRDLPADPSSVRVHQDSVGHWYCSFVVAAEIQPLPATGRVLGVDWGVKETATTTSDDHDLPHAGHGKKAQAKLTRYDRMMARRKPKKGQAGSKGYREAQRLRAQLHKKVARQREDTGRKWAKKVVRDHDAIAAEDFRPKFLARTTMARKAADAAISSTKRALLEMARKHGRIVHLVHPAHTTMDCAQCGARTKHALPLSERTYACTACGAVCPRDKNSAHVMLVRAGLSPAGIEGVRHPGPLGQEAA
- a CDS encoding quinone oxidoreductase family protein, with translation MHADQVARIPEGVSFISAAALPIASLSAWYTLRRLADLQPGESVLINAAAGGVGSAAVQIAAEVGATVIATAGSQARRDWVSGLGAEHVLDSRTTSSDERVGKILQLTDGQGVHVALDLVGGDAFGESLTSLAHGGRVISAANVALQPSTIDTRDFYPKNARIYGFQITGLIEDGYDARGDLTDLLARVAHRRLTVPVDAAYELTEAGKAHAHLEQRTNQGKIVLAVRHS
- a CDS encoding alcohol dehydrogenase, which translates into the protein MSTYRVAQVAAAGGPLEIVERDVPQPGPGHVRIAVEACGICHSDAAFVNDLLPGGVSFPVVPGHEIAGRIDALGERTNSVWQVGDRVAVGWFGGSCRRCTPCRQGDFMMCVNLKVPGWAYDGGFAEYVIAPTDALARIPDELAPADAAPLACAGVTTYNGLRRSSARPDDLVAVLGIGGLGHLAVRYAVAMGFETVAIARGSDKEDFARQLGAHHYIDSLADTPVAEALQSLGGAKVVLATAANSGAITATADGLSHRGELVVVGVDIEPLGINPGQLIMRGLLVRGHSGGTAQEIEETLSFSARHGIRPMVEAVPLGQVDEAYRKMMDGAARFRMVVTTH